One region of Chryseobacterium sp. SORGH_AS_0447 genomic DNA includes:
- the htpG gene encoding molecular chaperone HtpG, which yields MTKGNINVSVENIFPLIKKFLYSDHEIFLRELISNATDATLKLKHLTSIGEAKVEYGNPKIEVKIDKENKTLTIIDQGIGMTGEEVEKYINQVAFSGAEEFLEKYKDTAKDSGIIGHFGLGFYSAFMVAEKVEIVTKSYKDEPAVRWICDGSPEFTLEETADKSERGTEIILYIAEDSTEFLEESKIRELLLKYNKFMPVPIKFGTKTHTLPLPEDAPEDAVAETEEVDNIINNPTPAWTIAPSELTNEDYMKFYHELYPMQFEEPLFNIHLNVDYPFNLTGVLFFPKLSNNLNIEKDKIQLYQNQVFVTDEVKGIVPDFLMLLRGVIDSPDIPLNVSRSYLQADGAVKKISSYITKKVADKMASLINENREDYEKKWNDIKVVIEYGIVTEEKFAEKADKFTLYPTTDGKYFLWNELEEKIKANQTDKDGKLVVLYASNADEQHSYIQAAKDKGYEVLLLDSPIIPHVIQKLETSKDKITFARVDADHINNLIKKDEPVISKLNETEKESLKKNVEESINDSKFTVQLEDLDSSDAPFTITQPEFMRRMKDMQATGGGGMFGMGGFPEMYNLVVNSNSEFAGQILKTENADEKAGLIKHALDLAKLSQNLLKGKELTDFIQRSYKQLEK from the coding sequence ATGACTAAAGGAAATATTAATGTATCGGTGGAAAACATTTTTCCGCTAATTAAAAAATTTCTTTACAGCGACCACGAAATCTTTTTGAGAGAATTAATTTCCAACGCAACGGATGCTACTTTAAAATTAAAGCATTTAACCAGCATCGGCGAGGCTAAAGTTGAGTACGGAAATCCTAAGATTGAAGTGAAAATTGATAAAGAAAACAAAACCCTTACAATTATCGACCAGGGAATCGGGATGACCGGTGAAGAAGTTGAAAAATACATCAACCAAGTTGCTTTCTCAGGAGCTGAAGAATTTTTAGAAAAATATAAGGATACGGCGAAAGATTCAGGAATCATCGGACATTTCGGTCTTGGGTTCTATTCTGCTTTTATGGTAGCAGAAAAAGTGGAAATCGTAACGAAATCCTACAAAGATGAACCGGCGGTACGATGGATCTGTGACGGAAGTCCGGAATTCACTTTGGAAGAAACAGCGGATAAGTCTGAAAGAGGAACTGAAATCATCCTTTATATCGCAGAAGATTCTACAGAATTTCTTGAAGAAAGCAAAATCCGTGAACTGTTGCTGAAATACAATAAATTCATGCCTGTGCCGATTAAATTCGGAACGAAGACGCATACGTTGCCTTTACCGGAAGACGCACCTGAAGATGCAGTGGCTGAAACGGAAGAAGTGGATAACATTATCAACAACCCTACTCCGGCATGGACGATCGCTCCAAGCGAACTGACGAATGAAGATTACATGAAGTTCTATCACGAGCTGTATCCGATGCAGTTTGAGGAGCCTTTATTCAATATTCATTTAAATGTTGACTATCCATTTAACTTAACCGGGGTTTTATTTTTCCCGAAACTGAGCAACAATTTAAATATTGAAAAAGATAAGATCCAGCTTTACCAAAACCAAGTTTTCGTAACGGATGAAGTAAAAGGTATTGTTCCGGACTTCCTGATGCTCCTTCGCGGGGTAATTGATTCTCCGGATATTCCATTGAACGTGTCGCGTTCTTATCTGCAGGCTGACGGTGCCGTAAAGAAAATTTCATCTTACATCACGAAAAAAGTAGCCGATAAAATGGCTTCCCTGATCAACGAAAACCGTGAAGATTACGAGAAAAAGTGGAACGATATTAAAGTGGTGATCGAATACGGAATCGTAACGGAAGAAAAATTCGCTGAGAAAGCCGACAAGTTCACCTTATACCCAACGACTGATGGAAAATATTTCCTTTGGAATGAACTGGAAGAGAAAATCAAGGCAAACCAGACGGATAAAGACGGAAAGCTGGTAGTGCTTTATGCTTCCAATGCGGACGAACAGCATTCTTACATCCAGGCTGCAAAAGACAAAGGCTATGAGGTTCTTTTACTGGATTCGCCGATTATCCCTCATGTAATTCAGAAACTGGAAACGTCAAAAGACAAAATTACTTTCGCCAGAGTGGATGCGGATCACATCAACAACCTGATTAAAAAGGACGAGCCTGTAATTTCCAAATTGAACGAAACGGAAAAAGAATCGCTGAAGAAAAATGTAGAAGAATCGATCAATGACAGCAAATTTACTGTACAGCTTGAAGATCTGGACAGCAGCGATGCACCATTTACGATTACCCAGCCCGAGTTTATGAGAAGAATGAAAGACATGCAGGCGACCGGCGGTGGCGGTATGTTCGGCATGGGCGGCTTCCCGGAAATGTACAACCTGGTAGTAAATTCCAACAGTGAATTCGCAGGACAGATCCTGAAAACGGAAAATGCCGATGAAAAAGCAGGATTAATCAAGCATGCTTTGGATCTCGCCAAACTTTCCCAGAATTTACTGAAAGGAAAAGAGCTTACCGACTTCATCCAGAGAAGTTATAAGCAACTGGAAAAGTAA
- a CDS encoding S9 family peptidase, protein MKTKLLFSAFFLLTICFFKAQDDNFYKPSKVFRPIENVTYEDFSLPVQNDTITGIILKPQSKVKATVLFFHGAGGNVSSYMFMTKPLVDKDYQVVMVDFRGYGKSTGKPTHLNVASDGQAFFDAMIKRPDIVGTKIILYGASLGSQVAAHLARNNKDKIAGLVMDGSLSSFTDIAMYYKPEYKEMISKYVISPYAAKEDLQDTEGLPKLFIHSKEDKDVPYEEGFENYSKASLPKEFIAYAGKHLEAMKTDSEKIIMSIEKMIMK, encoded by the coding sequence ATGAAAACAAAACTTTTATTTTCCGCATTTTTTTTACTGACGATCTGCTTTTTTAAAGCACAGGATGACAATTTTTACAAACCAAGTAAAGTATTTCGTCCTATAGAAAATGTTACGTATGAAGATTTCTCCCTTCCTGTACAAAATGATACCATTACAGGAATTATTCTAAAACCGCAGTCAAAAGTAAAAGCTACTGTTTTGTTTTTTCACGGCGCCGGAGGTAACGTTTCTTCCTACATGTTTATGACAAAGCCTTTGGTAGATAAAGATTACCAGGTGGTAATGGTTGATTTCCGCGGTTATGGAAAGTCAACAGGAAAACCTACCCATCTTAATGTCGCATCAGATGGGCAGGCTTTTTTCGATGCGATGATCAAGAGACCTGATATTGTAGGGACTAAAATAATCCTTTACGGAGCTTCCCTGGGTTCGCAGGTGGCTGCCCATCTGGCCCGGAATAATAAAGATAAAATTGCCGGATTGGTCATGGACGGAAGCCTTTCTTCCTTCACCGATATTGCCATGTATTATAAGCCGGAATATAAAGAAATGATTTCCAAGTATGTGATTTCGCCTTATGCAGCCAAAGAAGATCTCCAGGATACAGAAGGACTGCCTAAACTTTTTATTCACAGCAAAGAAGATAAAGATGTACCGTATGAAGAGGGTTTTGAAAATTATTCCAAAGCTTCCCTACCCAAAGAATTTATAGCGTATGCCGGAAAGCATCTGGAGGCGATGAAGACGGATTCTGAAAAGATCATCATGTCTATTGAAAAGATGATAATGAAATGA
- the recA gene encoding recombinase RecA — MSNTDDKKKALALVLDKLDKTYGKGTVMTLGDSAVDTNIEVIPSGSLGLDIALGVGGYPRGRIIEIYGPESSGKTTLTLHAIAEAQKAGGIAAFIDAEHAFDRGYAGKLGIDLENLIISQPDNGEQALEIADNLIRSGAIDIVVIDSVAALTPKAEIEGEMGDSKMGLHARLMSQALRKLTATINRTKCTVIFINQLREKIGVMFGNPETTTGGNALKFYASVRVDIRKASAPIKNGDEAIGSRVKVKIVKNKVAPPFKQAEFDIMYGEGVSKTGEILDQAVEQGIVKKSGSWFSYEETKLGQGRDAVKDVLKDNPELSEELENKIKEEIANKKQ, encoded by the coding sequence ATGAGTAATACAGACGACAAGAAAAAAGCACTAGCACTGGTGCTGGACAAATTAGATAAAACATACGGAAAAGGTACTGTAATGACGTTGGGCGACAGTGCTGTGGATACAAACATCGAGGTGATCCCTTCAGGATCTTTAGGACTAGACATTGCTCTTGGAGTAGGTGGTTATCCGAGAGGAAGGATTATTGAGATCTACGGACCTGAATCTTCCGGTAAAACAACCTTAACGCTTCATGCTATTGCCGAAGCTCAGAAAGCAGGCGGAATCGCAGCCTTCATCGATGCAGAGCACGCTTTTGACAGAGGATATGCCGGGAAACTGGGAATCGATCTGGAAAACCTGATCATCTCACAGCCAGATAATGGGGAACAGGCTTTGGAAATTGCCGATAACCTGATCCGTTCAGGTGCAATCGACATCGTGGTAATTGACTCGGTGGCGGCGCTTACACCAAAAGCGGAGATCGAAGGGGAAATGGGAGATTCCAAAATGGGTCTTCACGCAAGATTAATGTCTCAGGCATTGAGAAAGCTTACCGCTACCATCAACAGAACGAAATGTACGGTGATCTTCATCAACCAGCTGAGAGAGAAAATCGGGGTAATGTTCGGAAACCCGGAAACAACAACCGGTGGTAATGCTTTAAAATTCTACGCTTCGGTAAGAGTAGACATCAGAAAGGCAAGTGCGCCTATTAAAAACGGTGACGAAGCGATCGGAAGCCGTGTGAAAGTGAAGATCGTGAAAAATAAAGTAGCGCCCCCTTTCAAGCAGGCTGAATTCGACATCATGTATGGTGAAGGAGTTTCCAAAACCGGAGAAATCCTGGATCAGGCGGTAGAACAGGGAATCGTAAAGAAAAGCGGTTCATGGTTCAGTTATGAAGAAACGAAGCTTGGACAGGGCCGTGATGCGGTGAAAGACGTCTTAAAAGACAATCCTGAACTTTCAGAAGAACTGGAAAATAAAATCAAAGAAGAGATTGCCAATAAAAAGCAGTAA
- a CDS encoding MGMT family protein — MNEIFKQQVWEITRLVPKGRVTSYGTIAKAVGFPNHSRHVGKAMGGCPQDVPAHRVISSSGALSVPEFQKRLEAEGIIVENGRIKNFKTLFWNPLEEL, encoded by the coding sequence ATGAACGAAATTTTCAAACAGCAGGTCTGGGAAATTACCAGGCTGGTTCCTAAAGGCCGGGTGACCAGCTATGGTACTATTGCTAAAGCGGTCGGTTTTCCGAATCATTCCCGACATGTCGGCAAGGCCATGGGCGGATGTCCCCAAGATGTTCCTGCCCACCGCGTCATTTCAAGCTCGGGCGCTCTGTCAGTCCCGGAATTTCAGAAAAGGCTGGAAGCAGAAGGTATTATTGTGGAAAACGGCAGGATTAAGAATTTTAAAACCCTGTTCTGGAATCCGTTGGAGGAATTATAA
- a CDS encoding acyltransferase, with protein MDTTGKNKFDALTGMRAVAAIMVFVYHNRKYWRNDLPFEIMRFISEWHIGVTVFFVLSGFLLAYRYEDSPLQSGKSYLKYLLLRIARIFPLYWILLTAFFLDTKYSKDVDTYFLQYSLLYSLFEKYSVSGIVQAWSLTVEFCFYLLAPILFLLLKKNWKYVLLFLAGFFLLGWGIGYGLYVYNGNPEGFLYPLKFMTGSTFFGRSTEFFFGMLLAYLMKKEKGIEFLKRLKKPTLTGGIMMTVLTIGIACFARNNFIHGVERWEGRLIHELLLPVAIALFFWGLMTEKTWVSKILSTKTAILLGNASFVFYLIHLSYFNMKLKSYIYLPDRNFVLLWICSIIIYLLIEKPLYEWCRNLIGKIK; from the coding sequence TTGGATACAACCGGAAAAAACAAATTTGATGCGCTGACGGGAATGCGTGCTGTTGCGGCGATTATGGTATTCGTTTACCATAACCGGAAATACTGGCGCAACGACCTGCCGTTTGAAATCATGCGCTTCATCAGCGAGTGGCATATCGGGGTGACGGTTTTCTTTGTGCTGAGCGGGTTTTTACTGGCTTACCGTTATGAAGATTCGCCTTTGCAATCCGGGAAGTCCTACCTGAAATACCTGTTGCTGCGTATCGCAAGGATTTTTCCGCTGTACTGGATCCTGCTGACTGCCTTTTTTCTGGATACGAAGTATTCCAAAGACGTGGATACTTATTTTCTGCAATATTCCCTGTTGTATTCCCTGTTTGAGAAATATTCGGTGTCTGGGATCGTCCAGGCGTGGTCGCTTACCGTAGAGTTTTGCTTTTACCTGCTGGCTCCGATTTTATTTCTTTTGCTTAAAAAAAACTGGAAGTACGTTCTTTTGTTTTTAGCCGGGTTTTTCCTGCTGGGTTGGGGAATAGGATATGGGCTTTATGTATACAACGGGAATCCTGAAGGATTTTTATATCCTCTGAAATTCATGACCGGAAGTACATTTTTCGGCAGAAGCACCGAATTCTTTTTCGGAATGTTGCTGGCTTATCTGATGAAAAAAGAAAAGGGAATTGAGTTTCTGAAAAGGCTGAAAAAACCAACTCTTACCGGCGGAATTATGATGACGGTTTTAACCATCGGTATTGCCTGTTTTGCCCGCAATAATTTCATTCACGGCGTCGAACGGTGGGAGGGAAGGCTGATTCATGAACTTCTTTTACCGGTAGCTATTGCTTTATTTTTCTGGGGACTAATGACTGAAAAGACGTGGGTCTCCAAAATCCTGTCCACGAAAACAGCAATTCTGTTAGGAAATGCTTCGTTTGTTTTTTACCTGATCCATCTCAGTTATTTTAATATGAAGCTGAAATCTTATATTTATCTGCCGGACCGCAACTTTGTGCTGTTATGGATTTGCTCCATTATTATTTATCTTCTGATTGAAAAACCCTTATACGAATGGTGCAGAAATTTAATTGGTAAAATTAAATAG
- a CDS encoding prolyl oligopeptidase family serine peptidase codes for MNLKYSVFMLFLMGCFMYGQKKPLDHSVYDGWQNIGARKISHDGKWVAYSVDVQEGNSDLFLHSVKDRSTKKFPRGVRPEFTGDSRFAVFQIRPFYKDIKAVKDKKLKQSKLTKDTLAIVDFSTGKTEKIPNVKGFKITEKGGSHIAYLLENMKDKSSDDSEKDGDDKNEEDKNTKPLQLTVRNLVDGKTVVYNDVVRYEFSKNGNQLVFVTKKQEEKISKNKEEKKDSADVKVAEKKSTDKSKPKKYPLETVQIVDLQTGSVNKISEMEGDFSQLAFDEEGSQLAFVGTSSAQNDLVKLYQLYYFNVKQKKKEAVTNDHSQMKKNWVISENRLPMFSRNGRQLYFGVAPKPVAKDTAMIANDHAVVDIWNYKDDYLQTVQLKELKNDLKKSYAAVMQPEKPDFFVNIDGEDLDTLRLVNEGNAEFVLGITSVNNRIASQWEGGTKKTYFIIDNKTGERTEIIRNLNGSVAVSPLGRFAVIFDREKGQWLSYNVKTKQTTTLNSELPVSFVDEEFDMPDFPVAYGIATWTENDESVIIRDRYDIWEFFLNSSKKPRNITNGFGRKNKITFETYDLDKDIKSLNRKSPIYLSAFDNTTKANGIFKTSIRSNGDPVKVKMEDVWGYRSLQKAKYADEYILVKESYIQSPDIFVTSDFSVQQKLSSTNPQQSLYNWGTGELVHWTTPKGNTSSGLLYKPENFDPAKKYPMIVYFYEKLSDNLNRYVAPAPTPSRLNISYFVSNGYLVFTPDISYTDGQPGESAMEYINSGVETLKQNPWVDGTKIGIQGQSWGGYQVAYLIAHTDMYTAAWTGAPVVNMTSAYGGIRWSSGMNRQFQYEKSQSRLGKNLWEAPDLYIKNSPLFALDQVKTPVVIMSNDKDGAVPWYQGIEMFTALRRLGKPAWLLNYNEDDHNLVKRQNRKDIQIREQQFFDYYLKGAKAPVWMTKGVPATQKGKDWGFELTDEKP; via the coding sequence ATGAATTTGAAATATTCAGTTTTTATGCTGTTCCTTATGGGCTGTTTCATGTACGGACAGAAAAAGCCGCTGGATCATTCCGTATATGACGGCTGGCAGAACATCGGGGCGAGAAAGATCTCCCATGACGGGAAATGGGTTGCCTATTCCGTAGATGTTCAAGAAGGAAATTCCGATCTCTTTTTGCATTCGGTAAAAGACAGAAGCACAAAAAAATTCCCCAGAGGAGTTAGACCTGAATTTACAGGCGATTCAAGATTTGCCGTTTTTCAGATCCGTCCGTTTTATAAGGACATCAAAGCTGTAAAAGATAAAAAGCTGAAGCAAAGTAAGCTCACCAAAGATACTTTGGCAATTGTTGATTTTTCAACCGGTAAAACTGAGAAAATTCCTAATGTAAAAGGATTTAAAATTACTGAGAAAGGAGGGTCTCATATTGCCTATTTGTTGGAAAACATGAAAGATAAATCTTCGGATGATTCTGAAAAGGATGGTGACGATAAAAATGAAGAGGATAAAAATACCAAGCCGCTGCAACTGACAGTTCGGAATCTGGTCGACGGAAAAACAGTTGTTTATAATGATGTAGTTCGTTATGAATTCAGCAAAAACGGAAATCAGCTGGTGTTTGTCACCAAAAAGCAGGAAGAAAAAATCAGTAAAAACAAAGAAGAGAAAAAAGATTCTGCCGATGTAAAGGTTGCTGAAAAAAAGAGCACCGACAAATCCAAGCCGAAGAAATATCCTTTGGAAACCGTACAGATCGTTGATCTCCAGACAGGATCCGTAAATAAAATTTCAGAAATGGAAGGTGATTTCTCTCAACTGGCTTTCGATGAAGAGGGGAGCCAGCTGGCATTTGTGGGAACTTCTTCAGCACAGAACGATCTGGTAAAACTTTATCAGCTGTATTACTTTAATGTTAAACAGAAGAAAAAGGAAGCCGTGACCAATGATCATTCCCAGATGAAAAAGAACTGGGTAATTTCCGAAAACCGTTTGCCTATGTTTAGCAGAAACGGCAGGCAGCTGTATTTTGGGGTTGCGCCGAAACCTGTGGCAAAAGATACGGCCATGATTGCCAACGATCATGCGGTGGTGGATATCTGGAATTATAAAGATGATTATCTTCAGACCGTACAGCTGAAAGAACTGAAAAATGATCTCAAAAAATCCTATGCAGCCGTTATGCAGCCGGAAAAACCGGATTTCTTTGTCAATATCGATGGAGAAGACCTGGATACCCTTCGGTTGGTAAATGAAGGAAATGCAGAGTTTGTGTTGGGCATTACCAGCGTAAACAACCGGATTGCTTCACAATGGGAAGGAGGTACAAAGAAGACCTATTTCATTATCGATAATAAAACAGGAGAAAGAACGGAAATTATAAGAAATCTGAACGGCTCGGTGGCCGTATCACCACTTGGCCGCTTCGCTGTAATTTTTGACCGGGAAAAAGGGCAGTGGCTGAGCTATAATGTGAAAACAAAGCAGACAACTACGCTTAACAGTGAATTACCGGTTTCTTTTGTGGATGAAGAGTTTGATATGCCTGACTTTCCGGTAGCTTACGGGATTGCAACCTGGACGGAGAATGATGAATCGGTGATTATCAGGGACCGCTATGATATTTGGGAGTTTTTCCTTAACAGTTCAAAGAAACCGAGAAATATAACCAACGGGTTTGGCCGCAAAAATAAAATCACGTTTGAAACCTACGATTTAGACAAAGATATCAAAAGCCTGAACCGAAAATCACCCATCTATTTATCGGCATTTGATAATACAACGAAGGCAAACGGGATTTTTAAAACTTCAATACGGTCGAATGGGGATCCTGTAAAAGTGAAAATGGAAGATGTGTGGGGGTATCGCAGTCTACAGAAGGCTAAATATGCAGATGAATACATCTTGGTAAAAGAATCCTACATCCAATCACCCGATATTTTTGTAACCTCTGATTTCTCGGTACAGCAGAAGCTGAGCAGTACCAATCCGCAGCAGAGCCTTTATAATTGGGGAACAGGCGAACTGGTTCACTGGACGACACCGAAAGGAAATACTTCTTCAGGGCTTCTGTATAAACCTGAAAATTTCGATCCTGCTAAAAAGTATCCGATGATCGTCTATTTCTATGAAAAACTTTCGGACAACCTGAACCGTTATGTAGCTCCGGCTCCGACACCTTCCAGGTTAAATATTTCGTATTTCGTAAGTAACGGCTATTTGGTGTTCACTCCGGATATTTCATATACCGACGGCCAGCCGGGAGAATCTGCTATGGAATACATCAATTCCGGGGTGGAAACGCTAAAGCAGAATCCGTGGGTAGACGGTACGAAAATCGGAATCCAGGGCCAAAGCTGGGGCGGCTACCAGGTCGCCTACCTGATCGCCCATACGGATATGTACACGGCGGCATGGACGGGTGCTCCCGTAGTCAACATGACTTCTGCTTACGGCGGAATCCGTTGGTCTTCCGGAATGAACCGGCAGTTCCAATACGAAAAATCACAAAGCCGACTGGGGAAAAACCTGTGGGAAGCACCGGATCTTTACATTAAAAATTCACCGCTGTTTGCCCTGGATCAGGTGAAGACACCGGTAGTTATTATGAGCAACGATAAGGATGGCGCTGTGCCGTGGTATCAGGGAATTGAAATGTTTACCGCTCTGCGCCGTCTCGGAAAGCCGGCCTGGCTTCTCAATTATAATGAGGACGACCATAATCTGGTAAAACGCCAGAACCGGAAAGATATCCAGATCCGTGAACAGCAGTTCTTCGATTATTATCTGAAGGGGGCTAAAGCTCCGGTATGGATGACCAAAGGAGTGCCGGCAACCCAGAAAGGAAAAGATTGGGGATTTGAATTAACGGACGAAAAACCGTAA
- a CDS encoding oxygenase MpaB family protein translates to MKRTILQPRFKDSEHFINFWTKGNGKQLLEFSGAEVSFTDFDKFAPYFYHTDEVGDQVVKDVYFKKTFYEASKEIEGYIRNGISAQDDVPESIKQLFLQTQNIPDWLDRELIKRGAELCMRSNLDSLISLRDYCLMGGYDYAYLNKPLIATEALKKGAVKRLSETLDFWINVTRYNALDIHQKGYEFAIKTRLIHSYARLSIRKHYHNWDTENWGEPINSWDMMATYIGFSLVFMHSLHKLGNTISAEEEKGLFHLWKYVGYLLGIPENLLPNDKQEATQYFYLWTSIQPPADEDSVLLAHSLLNESLINPALKYQFQRRNLRYLHICCTWFLLDDEVCHRLQIPEVSNKKAFPLIKRTLNKIYDRLVSREARIRKGNTSQLKVLSDYHAIVQNSNFH, encoded by the coding sequence ATGAAAAGGACAATTTTACAGCCACGTTTCAAAGATTCGGAACATTTCATCAATTTCTGGACAAAAGGCAACGGAAAACAACTGTTGGAATTTTCCGGTGCGGAGGTCAGCTTTACAGATTTTGATAAGTTTGCTCCTTATTTCTATCATACCGATGAAGTTGGCGATCAGGTCGTAAAAGATGTTTATTTCAAAAAGACGTTTTATGAAGCTTCAAAAGAAATTGAAGGCTATATCCGAAACGGCATCTCCGCGCAGGACGATGTTCCTGAAAGCATTAAACAGCTTTTTCTGCAAACACAGAACATTCCTGACTGGCTGGATCGTGAATTAATTAAAAGAGGAGCTGAACTCTGCATGCGAAGCAACCTCGACTCCCTGATTTCACTACGCGATTACTGCCTAATGGGAGGCTACGATTATGCCTACCTCAACAAACCGCTTATTGCTACTGAAGCCCTGAAAAAAGGAGCAGTAAAACGTCTTTCTGAAACGCTGGACTTCTGGATAAACGTGACACGGTATAATGCCCTGGACATTCACCAGAAAGGCTACGAATTCGCTATTAAAACACGACTGATCCATTCCTACGCCAGGCTCTCTATCAGAAAACATTACCATAACTGGGATACGGAGAACTGGGGCGAACCCATCAATTCCTGGGATATGATGGCCACCTACATTGGCTTCAGCCTGGTTTTTATGCACAGTCTTCATAAATTAGGCAACACGATTTCAGCAGAAGAGGAAAAAGGCCTGTTCCACCTTTGGAAATACGTCGGATATCTTCTGGGAATTCCTGAAAATCTCTTGCCCAACGATAAGCAAGAGGCAACGCAGTATTTTTACCTGTGGACTTCCATTCAGCCTCCTGCGGATGAAGATTCGGTTTTGCTGGCCCATTCTCTGCTTAATGAATCTCTGATCAATCCTGCTCTTAAATACCAATTCCAGAGAAGAAATCTCCGCTACCTGCACATTTGCTGCACCTGGTTTCTGCTGGATGATGAGGTTTGCCACCGGCTTCAGATTCCTGAAGTCTCAAACAAAAAAGCCTTTCCGCTGATAAAGCGTACGCTTAACAAAATATACGACAGGCTGGTTAGCAGAGAAGCCAGGATCAGAAAAGGAAATACATCACAGCTGAAGGTGCTGAGCGATTATCATGCTATTGTACAGAACTCGAATTTTCATTAG
- a CDS encoding glucose 1-dehydrogenase, translated as MANLKGKVIIVTGAAMGLGLAAAEVLASQGADLTLVDYNAEALEKTQADLQSKYQENKFLTVAADVSVEENVKNYVDETVKTFGKVDGLYNNAGIEGKQAPLIDYDINVFKKVIDINLLGVYYGMKYVIPEMQKNGGGRIVNVASVGGIRGVLNQTAYVATKHAVAGMTKNAALEYGKDNILTNAIAPGAILTPMVAEAFKQVNPDDPKAAEKEYASRNPTRRLGDPMDVGHLVAYLLSDENGYVSGQVIAIDGGESNMYGNP; from the coding sequence ATGGCAAATTTAAAAGGAAAAGTAATTATTGTAACAGGAGCCGCTATGGGACTTGGATTAGCTGCTGCAGAGGTATTGGCTTCTCAAGGCGCCGACCTTACCCTCGTAGATTACAACGCTGAAGCTTTAGAAAAAACACAGGCAGATTTACAGTCGAAGTATCAGGAAAACAAATTTTTAACGGTTGCCGCCGATGTTTCCGTTGAGGAAAATGTAAAGAATTATGTTGATGAGACCGTAAAAACATTCGGAAAAGTGGATGGATTATACAACAATGCCGGAATTGAAGGAAAGCAGGCCCCTTTGATCGATTATGACATTAACGTTTTCAAAAAAGTAATCGACATTAATCTTTTAGGCGTTTATTACGGAATGAAATACGTGATTCCTGAAATGCAGAAAAACGGAGGCGGAAGAATTGTAAACGTAGCTTCTGTAGGAGGAATAAGAGGGGTCCTGAACCAGACCGCTTATGTAGCAACAAAACATGCCGTAGCCGGGATGACAAAAAATGCAGCTTTGGAATACGGGAAAGATAATATTTTAACCAACGCGATTGCGCCTGGCGCTATTTTAACACCGATGGTTGCAGAAGCTTTTAAACAGGTAAATCCTGATGATCCGAAAGCAGCAGAAAAAGAATATGCATCAAGAAATCCTACGAGAAGATTGGGAGATCCGATGGATGTCGGGCATCTGGTAGCCTATTTATTAAGTGATGAAAACGGGTATGTTTCCGGACAGGTCATCGCGATCGACGGAGGAGAATCCAATATGTACGGAAATCCGTAA